The following proteins are encoded in a genomic region of Nocardioides sp. cx-173:
- the zwf gene encoding glucose-6-phosphate dehydrogenase, protein MTYVNPLRDPRDRRLPRIAGPCGMVLFGVTGDLSRKKIMPAIYDLANRGLLPPGFSLVGFARRDWADQDFAQIVHDSVKAYARTEFREEVWKQLSEGFRFVQGDFDDDEAFELLRQTIEELDRSRGTEGNHAFYLAIPPAFFGTVASQLKEHGLADPHGDSWRRVVVEKPFGHDLQSARELNASLDEVFPPGSIFRIDHYLGKETVQNILATRFANMMFEPLWNGNYVDHVQITMAEDVGIGGRAGYYDGIGAARDVIQNHLLQLMSLVAMEEPTSFDADSLRMEKEKVLASVRLPRRLDLTTARGQYAAGWAGGEKVAGFLEEEGIPKSSTTETFAAITLHVETRRWAGVPFYLRTGKRLGRRVTEVAVVFKRAPHQPFSASSVEELTQNALVIRIQPDEGMTLRFGSKVPGTAMEIRDVNMDFAYGGSFTEDSPEAYERLILDVLLGDPPLFPRHEEVELSWKILDPILEAWERKGKPEQYGSGTWGPASADKMLARDGRVWRRP, encoded by the coding sequence ATGACCTACGTCAACCCGCTGCGCGACCCGCGGGACCGGCGCCTGCCCCGCATCGCCGGTCCCTGCGGGATGGTGCTGTTCGGCGTCACCGGCGACCTCTCGCGCAAGAAGATCATGCCGGCGATCTACGACCTCGCCAACCGCGGCCTGCTGCCACCGGGCTTCAGCCTGGTGGGCTTCGCCCGTCGCGACTGGGCCGACCAGGACTTCGCGCAGATCGTGCACGACTCGGTGAAGGCCTACGCCCGCACGGAGTTCCGCGAGGAGGTCTGGAAGCAGCTCTCCGAGGGGTTCCGCTTCGTCCAGGGCGACTTCGACGACGACGAGGCGTTCGAGCTCCTGCGGCAGACCATCGAGGAGCTCGACCGCAGCCGGGGCACGGAGGGCAACCACGCGTTCTACCTGGCGATCCCGCCGGCCTTCTTCGGCACCGTCGCCTCCCAGCTCAAGGAGCACGGCCTGGCCGACCCGCACGGCGACTCGTGGCGCCGGGTGGTGGTCGAGAAGCCGTTCGGCCACGACCTGCAGTCGGCCCGCGAGCTCAACGCGTCGCTGGACGAGGTCTTCCCCCCGGGCTCGATCTTCCGGATCGACCACTACCTCGGCAAGGAGACGGTCCAGAACATCCTGGCGACGCGCTTCGCCAACATGATGTTCGAGCCCCTGTGGAACGGCAACTACGTCGACCACGTCCAGATCACCATGGCCGAGGACGTCGGCATCGGCGGCCGGGCCGGCTACTACGACGGCATCGGCGCCGCCCGCGACGTCATCCAGAACCACCTGCTGCAGCTGATGTCGCTCGTGGCGATGGAGGAGCCGACGTCGTTCGACGCCGACAGCCTGCGGATGGAGAAGGAGAAGGTCCTCGCCAGCGTCCGGCTCCCCCGGCGGCTGGACCTGACCACGGCCCGCGGGCAGTACGCCGCCGGCTGGGCCGGGGGCGAGAAGGTCGCGGGTTTCCTCGAGGAGGAGGGCATCCCCAAGTCCTCCACCACGGAGACGTTCGCGGCGATCACGCTGCACGTCGAGACCCGCCGCTGGGCCGGCGTCCCCTTCTACCTGCGCACCGGCAAGCGCCTGGGGCGCCGGGTCACCGAGGTGGCGGTGGTGTTCAAGCGGGCGCCGCACCAGCCGTTCAGCGCCAGCTCCGTCGAGGAGCTCACCCAGAACGCCCTGGTGATCCGGATCCAGCCCGACGAGGGCATGACCCTGCGCTTCGGCTCCAAGGTGCCGGGCACCGCCATGGAGATCCGCGACGTCAACATGGACTTCGCCTACGGCGGCTCGTTCACCGAGGACAGCCCCGAGGCCTACGAGCGGCTGATCCTCGACGTGCTGCTGGGAGACCCGCCGCTGTTCCCCCGTCACGAGGAGGTCGAGCTCTCGTGGAAGATCCTCGACCCGATCCTGGAGGCCTGGGAGCGCAAGGGCAAGCCCGAGCAGTACGGCTCCGGCACTTGGGGCCCGGCGTCGGCCGACAAGATGCTGGCCCGCGACGGACGCGTCTGGAGGCGACCCTGA
- the tal gene encoding transaldolase, whose product MSDRLKALADAGVSIWLDDLSRERIESGNLADLVKEKSVVGVTTNPTIFAGAIADGERYDDQVRRLVASGASVEKVIFELTTDDVRNACDILKPVADGSSSDGRVSIEVEPDLANDTDGTIASAEALWKAVDRSNALIKIPATKEGLPAITHAIAHGISVNVTLIFSLERYREVMDAYLTGLEQAREAGIDLSTIQSVASFFVSRVDTEVDSRLDELGIDEAKALKGKAAIANARVAYGAFQEVHAGKRWQSLADSGAVVQRPLWASTGVKNPDYPDTLYVSELVVAGTVNTMPEKTLEAFADHGKVTGDQVTGRAEEGQAVLDRLADVGVDFEDVLLSIEHEGVEKFKKSWTELVETVRGQMEKAQA is encoded by the coding sequence ATGAGTGACCGACTGAAGGCCCTGGCGGACGCCGGGGTGTCCATCTGGCTCGACGACCTGTCGCGGGAGCGGATCGAGAGCGGGAACCTCGCCGACCTGGTCAAGGAGAAGTCGGTGGTGGGCGTGACCACCAACCCGACGATCTTCGCCGGCGCGATCGCGGACGGCGAGCGTTACGACGACCAGGTCAGGCGCCTGGTCGCGAGCGGCGCATCCGTCGAGAAGGTGATCTTCGAGCTCACCACCGACGACGTCCGCAACGCCTGTGACATTCTCAAGCCGGTCGCCGACGGGAGCTCATCGGACGGCCGGGTCTCGATCGAGGTCGAGCCGGACCTCGCCAACGACACCGACGGCACCATCGCGTCGGCCGAGGCGCTGTGGAAGGCGGTGGACCGCTCCAACGCGCTGATCAAGATCCCGGCCACGAAGGAGGGCCTGCCCGCGATCACGCACGCGATCGCCCACGGCATCAGCGTCAACGTCACGCTGATCTTCAGCCTCGAGCGCTACCGCGAGGTCATGGACGCTTACCTCACCGGCCTCGAGCAGGCCCGAGAGGCCGGGATCGACCTGTCCACCATCCAGTCCGTCGCCTCCTTCTTCGTCTCGCGCGTCGACACCGAGGTCGACAGCCGCCTCGACGAGCTCGGCATCGACGAGGCCAAGGCGCTCAAGGGCAAGGCGGCAATCGCCAACGCCCGCGTGGCCTACGGGGCGTTCCAGGAGGTCCACGCAGGCAAGCGCTGGCAGTCGCTGGCCGACTCCGGCGCCGTCGTGCAGCGCCCCCTCTGGGCGTCCACCGGCGTCAAGAACCCCGACTACCCCGACACCCTCTACGTGAGCGAGCTGGTCGTCGCCGGCACCGTCAACACGATGCCGGAGAAGACGTTGGAGGCGTTCGCCGACCACGGGAAGGTCACCGGCGACCAGGTCACCGGCCGGGCTGAGGAGGGGCAGGCGGTCCTCGACCGGCTCGCCGACGTCGGCGTCGACTTCGAGGACGTGCTGCTGAGCATCGAGCACGAGGGCGTGGAGAAGTTCAAGAAGTCCTGGACCGAGCTGGTGGAGACGGTCCGCGGCCAGATGGAGAAGGCCCAGGCATGA
- the tkt gene encoding transketolase: protein MDAVQKVGNGHPGTAMSLAPAAYLLFQKVMRHNPADPAWPGRDRFVLSCGHSSITLYTQLFLGGFGLEIEDLMALRTWGSKTPGHPEHGHTAGVETTTGPLGQGVANAVGMAMAARRERGLLDPNAAEGESPFDHHVYAICSDGDLEEGVSAEASSIAGTQQLGNLTVIYDANRISIEGDTDVAFTEDVAKRYEAYGWHVQTVDWTQDATTYVEDVPQLYRAIVKADEVTDRPSLIVLRTVIAWPAPKAQGTGKAHGSALGDDEVAATKEILGFDPTLKFEVPPAVLEHTRSLVERGRAAEAAWHEDFKRWTRKPSADVDLYERLQTRTLPAGWADDLPTFPADPKGMATRKASGAAINAIAGRVPELWGGSADLAESNNTTIENAPSFIPQDRSTDQWKGDPLAGRVLHFGIREHGMGAIMNGIALHGGTRVFGGTFLTFSDYMRGAVRLAALMGLPVTYVWTHDSIGLGEDGPTHQPIEHLAALRAIPGLDVVRPADANETTACWQAILERTDRPAGLALSRQNVPVFPRGEDADGQHWADTSNVRRGGYVLLDSPAELEGGQPDVVLIGTGSEVQVAVAARELLAADGIRARVVSMPCLEWFEEQDMAYRETVIPPTVKARVSVEAGVKQGWRELVGDHGRILSIDTYGASADFQRIYTEYGITGEAMANAARDSIRTVTG, encoded by the coding sequence TACACCCAGCTCTTCCTGGGTGGCTTCGGCCTCGAGATCGAGGACCTGATGGCGCTGCGCACCTGGGGCAGCAAGACCCCGGGCCACCCCGAGCACGGCCACACCGCGGGCGTGGAGACGACCACCGGCCCGCTCGGCCAGGGCGTCGCCAACGCGGTCGGCATGGCGATGGCCGCCCGCCGCGAGCGTGGGCTCCTCGATCCCAACGCGGCCGAGGGCGAGTCGCCCTTCGACCACCACGTCTACGCGATCTGCTCCGACGGCGACCTGGAGGAGGGGGTCAGCGCCGAGGCCTCCTCGATCGCCGGCACCCAGCAGCTCGGCAACCTCACGGTGATCTACGACGCCAACCGGATCTCCATCGAGGGCGACACCGACGTGGCGTTCACCGAGGACGTCGCCAAGCGCTACGAGGCCTACGGCTGGCACGTCCAGACCGTCGACTGGACCCAGGACGCCACGACGTACGTCGAGGACGTGCCGCAGCTGTACCGCGCGATCGTCAAGGCCGACGAGGTCACCGACCGGCCGAGCCTGATCGTGCTGCGCACCGTGATCGCCTGGCCGGCACCCAAAGCGCAGGGCACCGGCAAGGCCCACGGCTCCGCGCTCGGCGACGACGAGGTCGCCGCCACCAAGGAGATCCTGGGCTTCGACCCGACGCTGAAGTTCGAGGTGCCGCCCGCGGTGCTCGAGCACACGCGCAGCCTCGTGGAGCGCGGCCGCGCCGCCGAGGCCGCCTGGCACGAGGACTTCAAGCGCTGGACGAGGAAGCCGTCCGCGGACGTCGACCTCTACGAGCGGCTGCAGACCCGCACGCTGCCCGCCGGCTGGGCCGACGACCTGCCGACGTTCCCCGCCGACCCGAAGGGGATGGCGACCCGCAAGGCCTCGGGCGCGGCCATCAACGCGATCGCCGGCCGGGTGCCGGAGCTCTGGGGCGGCTCGGCCGACCTCGCCGAGTCCAACAACACCACCATCGAGAACGCGCCCTCCTTCATCCCCCAGGACCGCTCGACCGACCAGTGGAAGGGTGACCCGCTCGCCGGCCGAGTGCTGCACTTCGGCATCCGCGAGCACGGCATGGGCGCGATCATGAACGGCATCGCGCTGCACGGCGGCACCCGCGTCTTCGGCGGCACGTTCCTGACGTTCTCCGACTACATGCGCGGCGCGGTCCGGCTCGCGGCCCTCATGGGCCTGCCCGTGACCTACGTGTGGACCCACGACTCGATCGGTCTCGGCGAGGACGGGCCCACGCACCAGCCGATCGAGCACCTGGCCGCGCTGCGCGCGATCCCGGGCCTGGACGTCGTCCGCCCGGCCGACGCCAACGAGACCACGGCCTGCTGGCAGGCCATCCTGGAGCGCACCGACCGGCCGGCCGGCCTGGCCCTGTCCCGCCAGAACGTCCCGGTCTTCCCGCGCGGCGAGGACGCCGACGGTCAGCACTGGGCCGACACGAGCAACGTCCGCCGTGGCGGCTACGTCCTGCTGGACAGCCCCGCCGAGCTGGAGGGCGGCCAGCCCGACGTGGTCCTGATCGGCACCGGCTCCGAGGTCCAGGTCGCCGTCGCGGCGCGCGAGCTCCTCGCCGCCGACGGCATCCGGGCGCGGGTGGTCTCCATGCCGTGCCTGGAGTGGTTCGAGGAGCAGGACATGGCCTACCGCGAGACCGTCATCCCCCCGACCGTGAAGGCCCGTGTCTCGGTCGAGGCCGGCGTCAAGCAGGGCTGGCGCGAGCTGGTCGGCGACCACGGCCGGATCCTGTCGATCGACACCTACGGGGCCTCGGCGGACTTCCAGCGCATCTACACCGAGTACGGCATCACCGGCGAGGCCATGGCCAACGCGGCCCGCGACAGCATCCGGACCGTCACCGGCTGA
- a CDS encoding phosphoglycerate kinase has protein sequence MSDLSSPIDVLGDVRGRRVLVRSDLNVPLDGPDDHRVITDDGRIRASVPTIRALAEAGARVVVTAHLGRPKGSPDPAYSLRPVADRLGELLGAPVAFATDTVGESAQETVAGLGDGEVALLENVRFNAGETSKDEAERGAFADQLAALADAFVSDGFGVVHRKQASVYDVAQRLPHAMGGLVAQEIEVLRRLTVDPERPYVVVLGGSKVSDKLGVIDNLLGKADKLLIGGGMVFTFLKAQGHEVGKSLLEEDQLDVCRSYLARAEESGVEIVLPTDIVVDTAFPSGDVEPHPQVVPATAIPADALGLDIGPESGAAFAAALQSARTVFWNGPMGVFEVAAFADGTRAVAQALTEIDGLSVVGGGDSAAAVRTLGFDEAAFGHISTGGGASLEYLEGKELPGITVLED, from the coding sequence GTGAGCGACCTCTCCTCGCCGATCGACGTGCTGGGTGACGTTCGCGGCAGGCGCGTGCTGGTCCGCTCGGACCTGAACGTGCCCCTCGACGGCCCCGATGATCACCGAGTCATCACCGACGACGGCCGGATCCGGGCGAGCGTCCCGACCATCCGCGCGCTGGCCGAGGCCGGCGCGCGGGTGGTCGTCACCGCCCACCTGGGACGGCCCAAGGGCTCCCCGGACCCCGCCTACTCGCTGCGCCCGGTCGCGGACCGGCTCGGCGAGCTGCTCGGCGCCCCGGTCGCGTTCGCCACCGACACGGTGGGCGAGTCGGCCCAGGAGACCGTCGCCGGGCTCGGTGACGGCGAGGTCGCGCTCCTCGAGAACGTCCGCTTCAACGCCGGCGAGACCAGCAAGGACGAGGCCGAGCGCGGCGCCTTCGCCGACCAGCTCGCGGCCCTGGCCGACGCGTTCGTCTCCGACGGCTTCGGCGTCGTCCACCGCAAGCAGGCCAGCGTCTACGACGTCGCCCAGCGGCTGCCGCACGCCATGGGCGGCCTGGTCGCCCAGGAGATCGAGGTCCTGCGCCGGCTGACCGTCGACCCCGAGCGGCCCTACGTCGTCGTGCTCGGCGGCTCGAAGGTCTCCGACAAGCTCGGTGTCATCGACAACCTGCTCGGCAAGGCCGACAAGCTGCTCATCGGCGGCGGCATGGTCTTCACCTTCCTCAAGGCCCAGGGCCACGAGGTCGGCAAGAGTCTGCTCGAGGAGGACCAGCTGGACGTGTGCCGGTCCTACCTTGCCCGGGCCGAGGAGTCCGGCGTGGAGATCGTGCTGCCCACCGACATCGTCGTGGACACCGCGTTCCCCTCGGGCGACGTCGAGCCGCACCCGCAGGTCGTGCCCGCCACCGCGATCCCGGCCGACGCGCTCGGACTCGACATCGGTCCCGAGTCGGGCGCGGCGTTCGCCGCCGCCCTGCAGTCGGCTCGCACCGTCTTCTGGAACGGGCCGATGGGGGTCTTCGAGGTCGCGGCCTTCGCCGACGGCACCCGCGCGGTGGCCCAGGCGCTGACCGAGATCGACGGACTCTCCGTGGTCGGTGGTGGCGACTCCGCCGCCGCCGTCCGCACCCTGGGCTTCGACGAAGCCGCCTTCGGGCACATCTCCACCGGTGGTGGGGCCAGCCTGGAGTACCTCGAGGGCAAGGAACTGCCCGGCATCACCGTCCTGGAGGACTGA
- the tpiA gene encoding triose-phosphate isomerase has product MADSKAPGRTPLMAGNWKMNLNHQEAVVLVQKLAWTLSDKRHDYGKVEVVVCPPFTDLRSVQTLVDGDRLSVKYAAQDVSTKDSGAYTGEISAGMLAKLGCSYVVVGHSERREYHAESDEIVNAKAHQAHRADMTPIVCVGEGLEIRQSGEHVAYTLAQVDGSLAGFTAEQVAGLVVAYEPVWAIGTGEVATPEDAQEVCAAIRARIREVHGDAAADGVRVLYGGSVKANNVAGIMAKDDVDGALVGGASLQVDEFGGICRFYDMPVL; this is encoded by the coding sequence ATGGCTGACTCGAAGGCTCCCGGCCGCACGCCGCTCATGGCGGGCAACTGGAAGATGAACCTCAACCACCAGGAAGCGGTGGTGCTCGTCCAGAAGCTCGCGTGGACGCTGTCGGACAAGCGCCACGACTACGGCAAGGTCGAGGTGGTGGTCTGCCCGCCGTTCACCGACCTGCGCTCGGTCCAGACCCTCGTCGACGGCGACCGGCTCTCGGTCAAGTACGCCGCCCAGGACGTCTCGACCAAGGACTCCGGCGCCTACACCGGTGAGATCTCCGCGGGGATGCTGGCCAAGCTCGGCTGCTCCTACGTCGTCGTGGGCCACTCCGAGCGCCGCGAGTACCACGCCGAGTCCGACGAGATCGTCAACGCCAAGGCGCACCAGGCCCACCGCGCGGACATGACCCCCATCGTGTGCGTCGGGGAGGGGCTCGAGATCCGCCAGTCCGGCGAGCACGTCGCCTACACACTGGCCCAGGTCGACGGGTCGCTGGCCGGCTTCACCGCCGAGCAGGTCGCCGGCCTGGTGGTCGCCTACGAGCCCGTGTGGGCGATCGGCACCGGCGAGGTCGCCACGCCCGAGGACGCGCAGGAGGTCTGCGCCGCCATCCGGGCGCGGATCCGCGAGGTCCACGGGGACGCGGCGGCCGACGGCGTGCGCGTCCTGTACGGCGGCTCGGTGAAGGCCAACAACGTCGCCGGGATCATGGCCAAGGACGACGTCGACGGCGCCTTGGTCGGGGGCGCGAGTCTCCAGGTCGACGAGTTCGGCGGCATCTGCCGGTTCTACGACATGCCGGTCCTCTGA
- the pgl gene encoding 6-phosphogluconolactonase, which produces MTAASAPLIEVHPDAGALATAVAGELLSRLADAQEAGREPQIALTGGSIAEALHRELARLSPGSGVDWTRVVVWWGDERFVPADDPDRNAGQARRAFLDEVGATQVHEMPASDSGADVAAAAQAFEDAVQAHGAGEFEVVMLGIGPDGHVASLFPGRPELAVEDRIAVAVTDSPKPPPERITFTFPALNRSRSVWLVASGEGKAEAVARALADAGSVEETPARGVRGQVDTVWFLDREAASRL; this is translated from the coding sequence GTGACGGCGGCGAGCGCCCCGCTGATCGAGGTGCACCCGGACGCCGGCGCACTGGCCACCGCGGTCGCCGGGGAGCTGCTGTCCCGGCTCGCGGACGCCCAGGAGGCCGGGAGGGAGCCGCAGATCGCCCTCACCGGCGGCAGCATCGCCGAGGCGCTGCACCGCGAGCTGGCCCGGCTGTCCCCCGGCTCGGGCGTCGACTGGACCCGCGTCGTCGTGTGGTGGGGGGACGAGAGGTTCGTGCCCGCCGACGACCCGGACCGCAACGCCGGTCAGGCGCGGCGCGCCTTCCTGGACGAGGTCGGCGCCACCCAGGTGCACGAGATGCCCGCCAGCGACTCCGGTGCCGACGTCGCGGCCGCGGCGCAGGCCTTCGAGGACGCGGTCCAGGCCCACGGCGCCGGCGAGTTCGAAGTGGTCATGCTCGGCATCGGACCGGACGGCCACGTCGCCTCGCTCTTCCCGGGTCGCCCCGAGCTCGCGGTCGAGGACCGGATCGCGGTCGCTGTGACCGACTCCCCCAAGCCGCCCCCGGAGCGGATCACCTTCACCTTCCCCGCCCTCAACCGCAGCCGGTCGGTCTGGCTGGTCGCCAGCGGCGAGGGCAAGGCCGAGGCCGTGGCCCGCGCGCTCGCCGACGCGGGCTCCGTCGAGGAGACCCCCGCTCGCGGCGTACGCGGCCAGGTCGACACCGTCTGGTTCCTCGACCGCGAGGCCGCCTCCCGCCTCTGA
- the secG gene encoding preprotein translocase subunit SecG, with protein sequence MTTLFTVLLVITSTLLIILVLLHKGRGGGLSDMFGGGVSSSLGGSSVAERNLDRFTIGIGVIWFACVIALGLLLAYQN encoded by the coding sequence GTGACAACGCTCTTCACTGTTCTGCTCGTCATCACGAGCACATTGCTGATCATCCTTGTGCTGCTGCACAAGGGACGTGGCGGTGGGCTCTCCGACATGTTCGGCGGCGGTGTCAGCAGCTCCCTCGGCGGCTCATCCGTCGCCGAGCGCAACCTCGATCGGTTCACGATCGGGATCGGTGTCATCTGGTTCGCCTGCGTGATCGCGCTAGGCCTGTTGCTCGCTTACCAGAACTGA
- a CDS encoding glucose-6-phosphate dehydrogenase assembly protein OpcA, with amino-acid sequence MIELTNTTSSKIAAEFVRGRKRAGSPAMGMVMTLVIVAPEDDAEDAMRAAREASHEHPARALGVILGEARGAGEINAQVGTGAGWTGETAVIRLKGEVVKHASSVVLPLLLPDSPVAVWWPTDAPADPAADPLGALAQRRITDAAAAPRGKGKALQVQCSSYVKGNTDLAWTRTTPWRALLAAALDQHHVKVTGASVTAERISPSADLLAAWLATRLRVQVERANSGGPGITEVVLDTPEGPIRISRPDGKLATYESPGKPDRPIALKRRSLPELLAEELRRLDEDDVYAEVTKRLRKAAS; translated from the coding sequence ATGATCGAGCTCACCAACACCACGTCCTCCAAGATCGCCGCGGAGTTCGTCCGCGGGCGCAAGCGGGCCGGCAGCCCCGCAATGGGCATGGTGATGACGTTGGTCATCGTCGCCCCCGAGGACGACGCCGAGGACGCCATGAGAGCGGCCCGCGAGGCCTCCCACGAGCATCCGGCCCGCGCCCTCGGCGTGATCCTGGGCGAGGCGCGGGGCGCCGGCGAGATCAACGCCCAGGTCGGCACCGGAGCCGGCTGGACCGGTGAGACCGCGGTAATCCGGCTCAAGGGCGAGGTCGTCAAGCACGCCTCCTCGGTCGTGCTGCCGCTGCTGCTGCCCGACTCCCCCGTGGCCGTCTGGTGGCCCACCGACGCCCCCGCGGACCCCGCGGCGGACCCGCTGGGCGCGCTCGCCCAGCGGCGGATCACCGACGCCGCGGCCGCCCCGCGGGGCAAGGGCAAGGCGTTGCAGGTGCAGTGCTCGTCGTACGTCAAGGGCAACACCGACCTGGCCTGGACCCGCACCACGCCCTGGCGCGCCCTGCTCGCCGCGGCGCTCGACCAGCACCACGTCAAGGTGACCGGCGCCTCGGTCACCGCCGAGCGGATCAGCCCGAGCGCCGACCTGCTGGCGGCCTGGCTCGCCACCCGGCTGCGGGTGCAGGTCGAGCGCGCCAACTCCGGCGGCCCCGGAATCACCGAGGTGGTCCTGGACACGCCCGAGGGCCCGATCCGGATCAGCCGGCCCGACGGCAAGCTGGCGACCTACGAGTCGCCGGGCAAGCCCGACCGGCCGATCGCGCTGAAGCGCCGCAGCCTCCCGGAGCTGCTCGCCGAGGAGCTGCGCCGCCTCGACGAGGACGACGTCTACGCCGAGGTGACCAAGCGACTGCGGAAGGCCGCCTCGTGA
- a CDS encoding glucose-6-phosphate isomerase has product MSETAWNAVEGDGFELFFGYPDEAAYAATVEALVADGVASGIAGRDATLWGPEAESESGKRLGWVDLSERSRALVSDVAALRAELAGSGLSRVVLCGMGGSSLAPEVICESYGVALDVLDSSDPDFVRTALESRLDETVVVVSSKSGGTVETDSQRRAFEKAFRDVGIDPAQRIVVVTDPGSPLEESAREAGYRVFLADPEVGGRYSALTAFGLVPSGLAGADIATLLDEAEAIRPALEADSPDNPGLRLGALLGAANLAGADKLVLANAGAPFAGFGDWAEQLVAESTGKDGRGILPVVVDSIDSPGFAPSTPDEVLVTIGPERVFERVRPASGWGAAVDAALGAQMLLWEYATAVAGRVIGINPFDQPDVESAKAAAREMLDGGGNQPTPVFVDGAVTVYASPGWLPEGTDTVAGAVDALLAELDPRTGYVAVQAYLDRHRDAALSAVRDRLAARTGRPVTFGWGPRFLHSTGQYHKGGPNTGVYLQVTGQPVADLAVPDRPFTFHEFLTAQAVGDGQVLADKGRPVLRLHVSGPDDLDAVRGVLA; this is encoded by the coding sequence ATGAGCGAGACGGCTTGGAACGCTGTCGAGGGGGACGGTTTCGAGCTGTTCTTCGGCTACCCCGACGAGGCGGCGTACGCCGCGACGGTGGAGGCGCTGGTCGCCGACGGCGTCGCGAGCGGCATCGCCGGCCGGGACGCCACCTTGTGGGGTCCCGAGGCCGAATCCGAGTCCGGCAAGCGGCTCGGCTGGGTCGACCTGTCCGAGCGCTCCCGCGCGCTCGTCTCCGACGTCGCCGCCCTGCGGGCCGAGCTCGCGGGCAGCGGTCTGTCGCGGGTCGTGCTCTGCGGCATGGGCGGCTCCTCGCTGGCACCCGAGGTGATCTGCGAGTCCTACGGCGTCGCGCTCGACGTACTCGACTCCTCCGACCCGGACTTCGTGCGCACCGCGCTCGAGAGCCGCCTCGACGAGACCGTCGTGGTGGTGTCCTCGAAGTCCGGCGGAACCGTCGAGACCGACAGCCAGCGGCGCGCCTTCGAGAAGGCGTTCCGCGATGTAGGGATCGACCCGGCGCAGCGCATCGTCGTGGTCACCGACCCCGGCTCGCCGCTGGAGGAGTCGGCGCGCGAGGCCGGCTACCGGGTGTTCCTGGCCGACCCCGAGGTGGGTGGACGCTACTCGGCGCTGACCGCGTTCGGGCTGGTCCCCAGCGGCCTGGCCGGCGCCGACATCGCCACGCTCCTCGACGAGGCGGAGGCGATCCGCCCGGCCCTCGAGGCGGACTCCCCCGACAACCCCGGACTCCGGCTCGGCGCGCTGCTCGGCGCGGCCAACCTGGCCGGAGCCGACAAGCTCGTGCTGGCCAACGCCGGCGCCCCGTTCGCCGGCTTCGGCGACTGGGCCGAGCAGCTCGTCGCCGAGTCCACCGGCAAGGACGGCAGGGGCATCCTCCCGGTCGTCGTCGACTCGATCGACTCCCCCGGCTTCGCCCCCAGCACGCCTGACGAGGTGCTCGTGACGATCGGGCCGGAGCGGGTCTTCGAGCGGGTCCGGCCCGCCTCCGGCTGGGGCGCCGCCGTCGACGCCGCGCTGGGCGCCCAGATGCTGCTGTGGGAGTACGCCACCGCGGTCGCCGGCCGGGTCATCGGCATCAACCCCTTCGACCAGCCCGACGTCGAGAGCGCCAAGGCCGCCGCCCGCGAGATGCTCGACGGCGGCGGCAACCAGCCCACCCCCGTGTTCGTCGACGGGGCGGTCACCGTCTACGCCTCGCCCGGCTGGCTGCCCGAGGGCACCGACACCGTCGCCGGCGCCGTGGACGCGCTGCTCGCGGAGCTCGATCCCCGCACCGGCTACGTCGCCGTGCAGGCCTACCTGGACCGCCACCGCGACGCCGCGCTGTCCGCCGTACGCGACCGCCTGGCGGCGCGCACGGGCCGGCCGGTCACCTTCGGGTGGGGGCCGCGCTTCCTGCACTCGACCGGGCAGTACCACAAGGGCGGCCCCAACACCGGCGTCTACCTCCAGGTCACGGGCCAGCCCGTGGCCGACCTGGCCGTGCCCGACCGGCCCTTCACCTTCCATGAGTTCCTCACCGCGCAGGCCGTGGGCGACGGGCAGGTGCTCGCCGACAAGGGCCGGCCGGTCCTGCGGCTGCACGTGAGCGGACCGGACGACCTGGACGCCGTACGAGGGGTGCTCGCATGA
- a CDS encoding RNA polymerase-binding protein RbpA, translated as MAGGGSAIRGSRVGAGPMGEAERGESAPRQAVTYFCSREHTSVVMFAVEAVAPDSWDCPKCGLPAGRDSENAPPASKIEPYKTHLAYVKERRSDTEAADILDEAIQLLRSRRKSGDIIF; from the coding sequence ATGGCTGGTGGAGGTAGCGCCATTCGCGGTAGCCGGGTCGGCGCCGGGCCGATGGGCGAGGCGGAGCGCGGGGAGTCGGCGCCGCGTCAGGCGGTGACGTACTTCTGCTCCCGCGAGCACACGTCGGTCGTGATGTTCGCCGTGGAGGCGGTGGCCCCCGACTCCTGGGACTGCCCCAAGTGCGGACTGCCCGCCGGGCGGGACTCGGAGAACGCCCCGCCGGCCAGCAAGATCGAGCCCTACAAGACGCACCTGGCCTACGTGAAGGAGCGCCGCTCCGACACCGAGGCGGCCGACATCCTGGACGAGGCCATCCAGCTGCTCCGCTCCCGCCGCAAGTCCGGCGACATCATCTTCTGA